AGGTCTGCCCTTTTCGTGCAATCGCACATCTCCGCGCACGCTGAGCTTGCATGGATCCTCAATTGTCTCACTCCGGTGGGCTGGCTCGAACGCATGACGCAATACAAGGCCAAGGCCGCCGCCGAACGCACCAGCGCCGGCCTGCTCGATTATCCGGTCCTGCAAGCCGCCGATATTCTGCTTTATCAGACCGATCTTGTTCCGGTAGGCGGAGACCAGAAGCAACACATCGAACTGACCGCGAACCTGGCCCGGCGCTTTAACCATCTGTTTGGCGAGGCGTTCGTAATTCCGAAACCGCTGATTCGCGCGACCGGCGCCCGCATTATGGGGCTCGACGATCCTTCCGCCAAGATGAGCAAGAGCCTGGCGGCGGAGCGGCGAGGCCATGCAATCGGCCTGGCCGACCCTCCCGACGCCATTCGCCGCACGATTATGGAAGCGGTGACCGACTCAGGTTCTGACATGCGGTTCTCCTCCACCTCGCCCGGAGTGAAAAATCTGCTCACAATTTTTGAGGTGTTGTCCGGAAAATCGCGTGTCGACGTCGAGGCGCATTTCGCCGGCAAAGGCTACCGAAATCTCAAGGCCGAGGTTGCGGACCTGGTGATCGCGGTTCTGTCACCCATTCGCCAGCGGTATCTCGAGCTCGGTGATGACCCGATGCATCTCGAAGAAATCTTGCGGCACAGCCGTGAAAGAGTCTCGCCCGTCGCCTTCGCCACGCTTGACAAGGTTAAAAATCTGATGGGCCTTGAAAGTGAAAGGAGTTCCTCATCATGCCAAAAACCCAACTTAAACACCCTGACCGGGCTTTCCCATTTCTCCGGCTGAATGATCGGCCCACAAAGCCGCGCCGGCGCGGCATCACGGAAATCCGCGGGCCTTACTACACTCCAATGGGTAGCCGTTATCTTCAGGATGTTCTTGATACCATGGGCTGGTACGTGGACACTCTCAAATTTGCGGGAGGGTCATTCAGCTTGATGCCGCGCCAGGCGGTCAAGGAATTGCTCGACCTGTGCCATGCCCATGACGTGTTGGTCTCGACGGGCGGATTCATCGAGCACGTCCTCACGCAGGGACCGGAGGCCGTCACGCGTTACATCGACGAGTGCAAATCGCTCGGCTTCGACATTATTGAAATTTCCAGCGGCTTCATCACCATTCCTCCGGACGACTGGCTGCGGCTGATCGAAAAAGTGCAAAAGGCCGGGCTCAAGGCCAAGCCGGAAGTTGGCATCCAGTTTGGTGCGGGCGGCGCCACGAGCGCCGAGGAATTGGCGGCCGAAGGCACGCGCGACCCTGAGGGCGCCATCGCGCTGGCCAAGCGTTTTCTGGATGCCGGGGCCTACATGATTATGATCGAATCGGAAGGCATCACCGAAAACGTCAAAGTGTGGCGCACGGACGTACCAGCCAAATTTGCGAACACCCTGGGGACCGAGAAGATCATGTTTGAAGCGGCGGACCCGGAAGTTTTCGCGTGGTACATCAAGAATTACGGCGCTGAAGTGAATCTCTTTGTTGATCACAGCCAGATCGTGCAGCTTGAATGCCTCCGCTCGGGGCTGTGGGGAACCATGAGCTTGTGGGGGCGCGTCGTGACGTACAAGGGTTAGATTATCTCCGGCGCTCGCGCTGGCCTGGGTAAATCGAGAATCTGCGAGGAATTTCACGTATACACGCGACCCAACCAATTGCAATTTGGAATACTGTTGCCCTCCGGGTCGCGCAGGCTTTCCTGAAGACAGATGTAGAATACTCATGCTGCACGGGATTCTCAGGCAGGAAGTGTAGTTATAAAGTGTCTCTCGCAGGAAGGGATGATGCAGGTGCGAATCTTCTGCAGTGCAGCGGGATGGCTGCTATCCATGCGACCGAAGAAGATTTGGCAGGCTAGCTGAAATTAATGTTGTTGCTCGAAATGAAAATGGGCGGTCCGATTTTTAAAGGTTTTCATACGGGCGTCGCAGCATGTTCGGTATTGCACCGCTGTGGACCTTATTCCGACCTTTGAAGTGAGATCGTGGCCGGGTTAGAATCATCTCCGCTTTAGCCAAAGAGAGTCCACCACGGTAATGCGTAAAGATGTGCGGAGGGGTCTGGCGTATACATTCAAAGTCACTCTCGTTGTTTGTATTTTGGCATCCTCCGGTAGAACCTGGCAGCGAATCGGCAAGTCATCATCCGGGCGAACTCCCACTCAATACGCGAATACTCAGCCTGGCGTCAGGTACGTTGGCTCCAATGCGTGCGAACAATGCCATCCAGAGATCTATAACGAATTCAAGCGCACGGACATGGGCCGCTCGGTGGTCCTCCCGGGCGAGCAAAGGCAAGTCCGAGCCGTTCATGAAGCGGTTACAGTGCACCAGCCCAACAGCAACGTGTACTACCGGGTGTACAGGAAGAGAGGCGATTTATATCAGGGGGAGCTCCGGCTTGATAAGAGCGACAAAGTTATCTTCAGGAGAGATTACAAAGTTGACTGGATTATCGGGGCGGGGGCGAACGGCTTTGGCGGCATCATTCGGAGAGGGAACTTCCTGTTCGAGTCCCCTGTCTCCTACTACACACGTGCTCACAGGTGGGACCTTTCTCCGGGATACGAATACGCAGAATACGGGTTTAATCGCCCTGTTCCTGGAGACTGCGTCATCTGCCATAGCGGACGGCCGCAGCCGGACCAGGAAGTAGAAGGCAAGTATAAGGACCCGCCTTTCGAACAGCTGGCAATTGGGTGTGAAAACTGCCATGGGCCGGGGGCGCTTCACGTCGAAGAGCGAAGGCAGGCGGAACCCCTGACCGGCAACGTTGACCGAAGCATCGTAAATCCGGCGGACCTTCCCGGCTGGCTGGCTGACAATATTTGCATGAATTGCCATCAGGGTGCAGAGGTCCGCGCGTTGATGCCCGGGAAGAAATTCACCGATTTCCGACCTGGGATGCCACTATCACAGACTTTCGCCATATTCGCCCCTCCATTCAGACGCGACAACCCGCCCAGCGATCCATTGCTTCAACAGTTCGTCCAGATGCGTCTGAGCGAGTGTTACCTCAAGAGTGGTGGCCGGTTGCATTGCATCACCTGCCACGACCCGCATCTGGAACCGACAGCGCAGGAGGCGCCCGCCTACTTCAAGGGAAAATGCATGATATGCCACACCGAGGAAAGCTGCACGCTTCCCCGAATCCGGAGAATGGCCAGCACGCCGCCTGATAATTGCATTGGATGCCATATGCCGACGCAGAATCTCAGGGATATCTCCCATTCCTCTCTGGCGAATCATCGCATACCGGCAAGACTGAATGAACCTTTTCCGGAAAGTGCGTTCAGCATGACGACATCGGCACTTCCGGACCTGGTCTATTTAGATGCAGTTCCCGAAACGAAACAAAAGCTCGTACCCCTGTTGACACTCTTTCGCGCATACGGCCAGTTGATGGGTCGCATGCGGAGTATCGACAAGAATATGAGTCCACACTCGACCTGCTTGCAAAAGAGAAGGTTCAGGATTCCAAAGTCTTATCTGCCTTGGGCCGGCGTCAATTGCAGGAACACACGGGTCGAGCGGAGAGTGAAGCCGCGCTTTACTTTGAACGGGCAATTCAGTCAGGCTCAACCGACCCCTATGACATTGAATTGCTTGCTACCTTGCAGGCAAAGGCCGGCAAGACCCAGGATGCAATCGGAACAGTAAAGCGTGGGCTTGATTTGAATCCCTATTCACCCCGCCTGTACAGGGTGTTGACAAGCCTGTATGTCTCCATCGACAATTACGACGCTGCGATGGGTGTCCTGAAAAAAGAACTTGAGCTTTACCCTGAAGACTCCAACACTCGCAAGATTATTGAAAAGATCGAACAGCCTGCAATGTAGGCTTACTTTGATTGTTCTTAAGAATTCTTAAATACTGGCATGGGCTGAATAGATACGTTGGACGATCAATCTGGCTCTGCTTTTGACCTGGTGGCAAGCTTCGATTTGAGTGGGCGCACTGTGTTCATGCTGGATTCCCGGACGATGATTTTGGCGGGCAAAACTATTTCCTGGGCCCGAGCTGGATTTTTTCGTTGCTTAATGAGTTGCAGTGCCAGATTTGCAGCCCGTTCGCCCAGGGTTACGCTTCCCTGGTCAACGCTCGATAGGGGTACTCGGAAGAGTTCGTCGAAACGGAGATTACCAGCTCCAATCAAAGCGACATCATGCGGTACATGCAGGCCGGCCTCCCATATGGCTTTCATCGCCCCAATCGCGATGGGATCATTAAAGCAGAAGACAGCGTCAGGACGTGGGTCGAGTTCCAGCAGCTTTCGCATGGCCTCGCAACCACTTTCTTCCGCATTATCATCGTAGGATCGGCCAGTTACAACGCAATCCGGGGAGAACTCAAGCCCATGCCTGACCAGGGCGTTTCGATACCCCTCCATCCGCCCCGAGCCGGTGCTCAGCGCAGGACCTCGAATGTGGGCAATGCGGCGGCTCCCGCCCTGGATAAGGTGTTCGGTAGCCAGCCTGCCAATTTCCTCATCGTCGACGCCAACATAGTTTGAGTTGAGTCCGGGAAACCTTCGGTCGATGAGAACGTAGGGGACCTTACGTTCCTGAATATGATGGAAACTTTCCACCGACTCCTGGACCGAGGCAATGATTAATGCGTCCACCTGTCGCGCCAGTAGATGTTCTATTTCCATCTTCTCGAGATCTCCATCCTCTTCGGAAGAGGAGATGACCAGGCTGTACCCCTTGCGGCGTATCTTTCCTGAAATTCCCTTCGCAATTTCTGCAAAGAACGGGTGGGTCATGGTGGGGATTACGAGACCAATGGTGTAACTTCGGCCTGTCACCAAACTGCGAGCCGCCCAATTGGGCTGGTAACGGAGCTCCTTGACGCGTTTCCAGACCCGCTCTCGAGTTTCGGGACTGATGTCGGAGTGGTTCCGTAAGACTTTGGAAACAGTCACGACGGAAACATTCAAGTCCCGGGCGATATCCTTCATTGTTACTGACATATTTGACTCGTGGGTCCGCATCACGCCTGGTTGCCTACTGGCGGTGCTTCGGCCAATCCGAAAGATCGATAAAGTAAACGATGAGAATATCCTTCCGAAGGAATTTAGTCAACCACTGGGAGGTACATGGAGTACTCCAGCGAGACTCTATCCTAAAGACTAATCTGTACTTAGAGGAACCATCTAATATGGAATAATGGTGTTCAGTAATAATTTTCTTGACAGCCGTTAATTCTCGCAGTAGAAATTCTTAATCGTTTGCTTTAACGATAAAGCTGACCATCGAGGCTCGAAAAGGATTCCTTATTTACTGGGAAGTTGCTGCGGTCTGGTGGCGGGCATTCCGCCTGAAGTCCGGATGGTGCGTCGCCTGCGGGACCCGCTTACCAAAGCAACGGATTGATGGAGGAGACAAATGGGCCGTTTCTGTGGAGCTTCTTCTAGGATATCATCAGCCAACCGTGCATGCATTATCCTGCCTTTTTTGCTGCTGGCGATAATTATCTTTCCGGCGGGTTCAAAGGCACAGCAAGTTGCTACGGCAACGATTAATGGCACCGTGACGGATGCCACCGGGGCGGTTGTTCCCAGCGCAAAAGTGATGCTTCAGAACATTGCCACAAACGTGGAAAAATCAACAACCACGAACGGCTCTGGATATTACACGCTGCTCAATATCCTGCCAGGCCGTTACACCCTGACAGTGAGCAAGGCAGGTTTCAGGACAATTACACAACCCGCATTCGATCTGGCGGTGAACCAGACAACCGCCATTGATTTTAAGCTTCAAGTAGGCGAAACCACGCAGAAAGTAACAGTGGAAGCGGTGGCCGGCGGTATTCAGACTTCCACGTCCGAACTCGGGACTGTAATCACCACCCGGAGCGTAACGAACCTTCCGCTTAACGGGCGAAATTTCACTCAAATGCTCAATCTGACGCCCGGCGTCAGCACTGTCAACGTTTCTCAGAATGCCGGGAATGCGCAGTTTCAAGGTAACCCAGTCGGTACTTTTTCCTTCCCTTCTATCAACGGGCAAACGAATCGCAGTAATCTCTTTCTAGTGGATGGCCTGAACGACCAGGAGAGCTTCAACAGTACCTATACAATTCCACCCATCGTAGACGACATCCAGGAGTTCAAGGTGGACTCCCACAACGATCAGGCACAGTTCGGGGGCGTTTTGGGCGGGGTTGTTAACGTAGTCACCAAGTCGGGGACTAATCAGTTTCATGGCGCGGCGTGGGAATTCCTGCGGAATAATGCCCTCGATGCGCGAGGGCCGTTTGATACGAGAACTTCACAATTACAGCAGAATCAGTTTGGTTTCAATGTCGGTGGGCCAGTAGTATTGCCCCACTACAACGGGCGAAACCGAACATTCTTCTTTGGGAGCTACGAAGGTGTGCGCATCCATAGTGGGAACTTTAACCATTCCCTAATTCCAACATCGCAGGAAATCAACGGTGATTTCAGCGCGGACGGTGTTACGGTCTACAACCCTTACAGCACGTCTACTTCGGGCACAGGCGCGCGGGTGCCGTTCCAATGCAATTCGGCAGAAAACCCCGTCGCGCCTAATCTGACTCCTGGACCAGGCTACGGAACCCAGGCTCTCGGTACCGATTGCGCGAAAATTCCGTCAGCCCTGATCGATCCAAACATGCAGAAAGTAGCGCAAATGATGTACGGAAACTTCAAGCTTGCGCCGATTCCAGGAACGAATCTTAACTATCAAGAAGCAATTTTGAACACTCAATCACCCAATATCTACAATGTTCGGATTGACGAACAATTGACCCCAAACGACTCTATTTGGGGCCGATTCAGCCATATTTCTTCGCCGCGAAATATCCCGGGCATTTTTGGACAGGCTAATGAGAATTCGTACAATGCTCACACGATCGGCTTGAACTGGAATCACACTTTTGGGCCCAGCGCCATCCTGACGCTCCAATTCGGCCGTAATTACGGTTTTTCCGCAAATCCCACGCTGCTCCCTGAAGCCACCTCCCAGGCATTGATTCAAGCCGGGAAATGGGACCAGTCTTTTACTTGTTCATTTGTGCAGGGGCCGAGGAAGTGCTATTTCATTGGCGTGAACTTCTCGAACGGTGGTTTCGCCAGTTTCACGGAGGGCACCAGCCCTGCGGTCATTTCCGACATCTGGGAATGGAAGGGAGACTTCACTAAGATCCTGGGCAAGCATAATTTCAGCATGGGTGCGGATTTCAACACCAACGGATTCCAGCAGACATTCAACCAGGGCCACCTGGATTACAGCAACACACAAACAGCTAGCGCCGTCAGTGGCGGCTCGGGCGGCCTAAGCTTCGCGTCATTCCTGTTGGGAGTTCCGAACACTGTGAATTACAGGAACGAATACGAGACAGAATACGGCGGTCGGGTGGATGGGTTCTACTTTCAGGACCAGTGGAGAGTTACAGATCGCCTCACGCTTAACCTGGGCGCGAGGTATGACATCTCGTTCCTTCCCACTTTCGGAAGTGAAAACGATGGCAATGCGCCCGTGGGCAACATGGACTACAACACTGGAAATTACGTCATTCAGTTCAAGACGAAAGCCTGCAATTCAACGCTCAGTAACCCACCGTGCATCCCGAATGGGACGTTGCCGCAGCATGTCACGGTCTCCCCCGATGGTCATTTTTGGAACACTGCGTATGACAACATCCAGCCAAGAGTCGGCGCTGCCTACAGGTTGCGCCAAAAGACTGTTCTCCGCGCCTCTTTCGGTCGCTTCTTCGACAACTGGGCCGCGGTCACTCAGATGGGGCAGAACCAGCAGGGAGTTTGGCCTTCCGTGGGGCAGGTCTCGAACCGCGAATTAAACCAGGAAAATGGCCCCCCAACCACTTTTGCCGAGAACCCCGGGGTAGGCCTGATTCTCGAGCCCACGCCTTTCCGCCAGTCCAATTGGTTTGTGGATCCTAATCTCAAGAACCCTTATTCCTGGCAATGGAACTTTGGCGTTCAGCAGGCTCTGTCTTCAAACACGACACTCACCGTTAATTACGTAGGCTCAACCAGCCACCGTCTGGACGTCGGCGTTCAAGGGAACCAAGCCACCAGGCCCGGGCCAGGACCCAAACCAAATGGCTGCCTGGGTCTTGTTCCTTCTGTCTGCGTTGATAACAGCGCAACCGTTGCAGCCGAGGGTCGGTGGCTATGGCCCTACCTTGCCACTAACCACTGGGACAGGAGTATTGGGAAGGGCTGGTACAATGCCCTCCAGGTTACGCTGGATAAGAAGGCGAGCCATGGCCTTTCGTACCTTATTTCCTACACATGGGCCAAGACGATGTCGCTCGGGGCCGACGAGTGGTTTGGGACCGGGGGCAATGGCACGACCTCTGTCCAGGACCCATACCATCTGCAAAATGACAAAGGATTGGCCAGCTTCGACCTGCCTCAGATCCTGACGCTGAGCTGGGTTTACCAATTGCCTTTCGGAAATGGCGGAAGATTCCAAAGTGGAAATCGGGGTCTGGACGCGATTGTTGGAGGATGGCAATTGAATGGCATCACTTCCATTACGTCGGGGTCTCCGTTCGGAGTGTCCGCCTCAAACAGCATCCCCAACGTGGGCACAACCGGCAATACGGAGCGGGCCGACTTGTGCGGCAACCCCGCAATTTCGAATCCGACACCGGGGCAATGGTTTAACAATGCAGTGGCTGTGAACGGCAGCGGCAAAGTGATCCCGGGGACGTGCGCTTCGGGCGGTGCATTCGCGGTCCCATCGTCCTTTACGTTTGGGAACTCCGGACGAAATATCTTGCGGGGGGATGGCCGTGCGAATTTTGACCTCTCGGTATTCAGGAGTTTTCAGATCACGGAGTCAAAGAGGTTGGAATTCAGGGCAGAATCCTTCAACTTCGCCAACTCACCGATCTGGGGATTACCAGGAAGCAATATCAGTTCAAACTTCAGTACGAATCCTGCCAGGAACACGTTTGGCCGGGTAACCGGCACAGGAAGTGGATATGCCCCGCGGCAACTCCAGTTCGCGCTGAAGTTCTATTTCTAGGCTCGCGCCGTTCCTTGACTTCAACTTCAGTGGCGTCTTCCAGCGAGGGGGCGCCACTCTGTTTTCCAGATCGCTCACGTATCCGGGCTAGAGGGGTCAATGTAATTGCAGATAAGCCGACTCTCGGCGTACGATTTCCCGCACAACCTCGCTATAATTCAAAACAAGCATTAATGATGTACAACCGGGGGACAGGTCCGGGAGAAATGAGGAGAGCGTCGCACAGGGTTTTATCGCCGTGGATCTTGGGCCTGATGGTCCTGGCTTTCCCGGTTGCAAGTCCCGCCCAGGGCCGCAACTCTTCATCTTTGCCGTCGAAAAATCTTCTCACAACCGTCAGCCTCCCATCTGCTTGCACGACCTCAGACAAGGCGTCTCCCCAAATTTCGAGTGCCCTTCAGAATTCTAC
The DNA window shown above is from Acidobacteriota bacterium and carries:
- a CDS encoding LacI family transcriptional regulator, with translation MSVTMKDIARDLNVSVVTVSKVLRNHSDISPETRERVWKRVKELRYQPNWAARSLVTGRSYTIGLVIPTMTHPFFAEIAKGISGKIRRKGYSLVISSSEEDGDLEKMEIEHLLARQVDALIIASVQESVESFHHIQERKVPYVLIDRRFPGLNSNYVGVDDEEIGRLATEHLIQGGSRRIAHIRGPALSTGSGRMEGYRNALVRHGLEFSPDCVVTGRSYDDNAEESGCEAMRKLLELDPRPDAVFCFNDPIAIGAMKAIWEAGLHVPHDVALIGAGNLRFDELFRVPLSSVDQGSVTLGERAANLALQLIKQRKNPARAQEIVLPAKIIVRESSMNTVRPLKSKLATRSKAEPD
- a CDS encoding phosphosulfolactate synthase, producing MPKTQLKHPDRAFPFLRLNDRPTKPRRRGITEIRGPYYTPMGSRYLQDVLDTMGWYVDTLKFAGGSFSLMPRQAVKELLDLCHAHDVLVSTGGFIEHVLTQGPEAVTRYIDECKSLGFDIIEISSGFITIPPDDWLRLIEKVQKAGLKAKPEVGIQFGAGGATSAEELAAEGTRDPEGAIALAKRFLDAGAYMIMIESEGITENVKVWRTDVPAKFANTLGTEKIMFEAADPEVFAWYIKNYGAEVNLFVDHSQIVQLECLRSGLWGTMSLWGRVVTYKG
- the trpS gene encoding tryptophan--tRNA ligase, which gives rise to MIPNRSKPRIFSGIQPTGSLHLGNYIGAVSQWVRNQDSYDTIYCIADLHALTTPGSHSDAPIAQKVRHTAALLLACGVDPARSALFVQSHISAHAELAWILNCLTPVGWLERMTQYKAKAAAERTSAGLLDYPVLQAADILLYQTDLVPVGGDQKQHIELTANLARRFNHLFGEAFVIPKPLIRATGARIMGLDDPSAKMSKSLAAERRGHAIGLADPPDAIRRTIMEAVTDSGSDMRFSSTSPGVKNLLTIFEVLSGKSRVDVEAHFAGKGYRNLKAEVADLVIAVLSPIRQRYLELGDDPMHLEEILRHSRERVSPVAFATLDKVKNLMGLESERSSSSCQKPNLNTLTGLSHFSG